From the Gasterosteus aculeatus chromosome 13, fGasAcu3.hap1.1, whole genome shotgun sequence genome, one window contains:
- the LOC120830330 gene encoding rapamycin-insensitive companion of mTOR-like isoform X1, whose product MAASFRGRPIRSLRMRGRNDSGEENVPLDLTREPSENFREILQNVAKPHGVSNMRKLGHLNNFIKLLCSISHREENFGFTYEEIIICLRLALLNEAKEVRAAGLRALRYLIRDTTVLQKVLRLQVDYLIARCIDIQQSNEGERTQALRLVRKIITVNAMLFPSSVANSLIAVGTDGLQERDRMVRAAIAIVCELALKNPEVVAKRGGLSTILKSVIDCQLSRINEALITTILHLLNHPRTRQYVRVDVELEQILAPFTDFHYRHNADTAEGQLKEDREARFLSSRMAIVAAFRSWSGIINLCKVGNSGIQSLIGLLCIPNMEVRKGLLEVLYEIFRLPVPIATQDFTEALLSVDPARFQDTWRLSDGFLAAEAKVILPHRARSRPDLMDNYLAFVLSAFISSGLLKGLVEVVTSSDDQLAVRATILLGELLHMANSILPHSHSHHLHCLPSLINMAASFEIPQQKRLRASAAVNNLKCFHEKKKKGLKPHSLYLDHIIRKSVSSHSRKESHSRVHRDIYAIKDTEEALMMNLRDSHILNHKQNLEWNWLLIATILKWPHVNLRNNKDEQMHKFVRRLLYFYKPSSKLYAGLALDHPKARQLTVVGCQFIEFLVESDEDGQGYLEDLVRDMVSWLSSSSGLKPERSLQSNGLLTTLSQHYFLFLGTLSSHPQGVKLLEKCGLFQCLLNLCSVKNQDAVLKLAVSTLDYSRDGLARVILSKILTAATDACRLYATKHLCVLLRASVEFFSSWGMELLVTQLHDHNKAVSMEALDILDEACEDKANLHALIQLKPALSHLGDKGLLLLLRFLSIPKGFSYLNERGYVSKQLDKWQKEYNLKYVDLIEEQLNEALTTYRKPVDGDNYVRRSNQRLQRPNVYLPVHLYGQLVHDKTGCHLLETQSVVPDLSYTVRSPMLDTWEGIKQLKSALWALGNIGSSNWGLNLLQEENVVPDILALAQHCDVLSVRGTCVYVLGVISKTRQGCEVLKQYGWDSVRHSRRTLWPVTPEEVDAQLTSELSSVPSTLSLNSESTSSRHNSESESQPNVYILDDEKYDFPDKSDEPSFYLHSKPVKDRSPFTILASTRFGRSRFLTSLSLPSKKLRSTNDPKTPAGSRTPTELKMGSMRRNRTLTEPSVYSPNQGDVFTPMFNGRGMPKSPTVSLETSFVGTRGGSEEQLVDGRLTRGGGSGLGLSGLAGHGVAENPSGEREQSSRERLAGDGGSSSSGGNVGGGGGGGGGGGTQFKSRSQSFNTDTTTSGISSMSSSPSRETVGNPEHPEPDSSDCVSLNTVVSAKTVKTLSSLTPQAQTNHMSTSKSSTVSLVPPGSSHTLPRRAQSLKSPSVTTIKSLADCSFMYTSPRDALGYATLKRLQQQRIHPSLSHSEALASPAKDVLFTDTITMKTGSLDSRLTPRRISDRRGTCPDPAVLSPYRRLSRTLAPRISDRRGTCPDPAVLSPYRRLSRTLAPRFLKALSFASLDKEELLSPINQSTLHRCSSVRSMVSSATYGCSDDYVGLALPMDINDMFHIRESAYFQQRISPPSEERKRFLFGDGDGDRPALPSLKQQFSISELIVCRGDSQNHTVGSEETGLQEHTEENCLYCVGASVLGYPTQPQINSTHPRTDFVDFPSWGGQSGHRLEVMPQSKFSGVSGCSDAAVSQSSVCSTPTPADVVMGSKVISEDGPASRVLLRKEVLRLIINLSSSVGTKGHETGLLTIKEKFPYAFDDICLYSEVSHLLAHCMFRLTSRRFIQELFQDVQFMPMYEEAEGILTKLPKPVEEAGVSPEES is encoded by the exons AGCCATCAGAAAACTTCCGCGAAATCCTTCAAAATGTGGCCAAACCACACGGAGTCAGTAATATGCGAAAACTGGGTCACCTGAACAACTTCATAAAG CTGCTATGCAGCATTAGCCACCGCGAGGAAAACTTTGGGTTTACATATGAAGAAATCATTATTTG TCTGAGACTAGCTCTGCTGAATGAGGCTAAGGAAGTGCGTGCTGCCGGATTGCGGGCACTCCGCTACCTCATTAGAGACACCACGGTGCTGCAGAAGGTCCTCCGACTACAGGTGGACTATTTGATAGCAAG ATGTATTGACATCCAGCAGAGCAATGAGGGAGAAAGGACTCAAGCTCTTAGATTAGTCCGAAAG ATTATCACTGTCAACGCAATGCTGTTCCCCTCCTCTGTTGCAAACTCTCTTATTGCCGTGGGTACCGATGGACTACAGGAGAGAGACCGCATGGTCCGCGCCGCCATCGCCATCGTCTGTGAGCTGG CTCTGAAGAACCCGGAGGTAGTGGCCAAACGTGGAGGCCTCAGCACCATCCTGAAGAGCGTGATTGACTGTCAGCTCAGTCGCATCAACGAAGCTCTGATCACCACCATCCTGCATCTACTCAACCACCCGCGTACCCGTCAGTATGTGCGCGTTGACGTCGAACTGGAG CAAATCCTGGCGCCTTTCACAGATTTTCACTACCGTCACAACGCAGACACGGCTGAAGGGCAGCTCAA GGAGGACCGAGAGGCCCGCTTCTTGTCCAGTAGAATGGCCATAGTGGCAGCCTTTCGCTCCTGGTCTG gGATTATCAACCTATGTAAAGTTGGAAATTCTGGAATCCAATCTTTAATTGGCTTACTTTGCATACCAAATATGGAAGTTAGG AAAGGCTTGTTGGAGGTGTTATATGAGATATTCAGGCTCCCTGTGCCCATTGCAACTCAAGACTTCACGGAAGCTCTTCTAAGTGTTG ACCCGGCCAGGTTCCAGGACACCTGGAGACTCTCTGACGGGTTTCTTGCTGCTGAGGCCAAAGTCATCCTGCCCCATCGAGCCCGCTCTAG GCCTGATCTGATGGACAACTACCTGGCGTTTGTTCTTTCTGCCTTCATCAGCAGTGGGCTGTTAAAG GGTCTTGTTGAGGTTGTGACCAGTAGTGATGATCAACTCGCTGTGAGGGCCACTATCCTCCTGGGAGAACTTCTGCACATG GCAAACAGCATCCTTCCCCATTCTCACAGTCATCACCTGCACTGCCTCCCCAGCCTCATCAACATGGCAGCCTCCTTTGAAATCCCACAGCAAAAACGACT TCGGGCAAGTGCAGCCGTCAACAATCTGAAGTGTTTccatgagaagaaaaagaaaggtttgAAGCCACACAGTCTTTACCTGGACCACATCATCCGCAAGTCTGTGTCTTCACACAGCCGCAAAGAGTCCCATTCGCGTGTCCACAGGGACATCTACGCCATCAAG GACACCGAGGAAGCACTGATGATGAACCTTAGGGACAGTCACATCCTCAACCACAAGCAGAACCTGGAGTGGAACTGGTTGCTTATTGCCACCATCCTTAAG TGGCCACACGTAAACCTCAGGAACAACAAAGATGAACAAATGCACAA GTTTGTGCGAAGGCTGCTGTACTTTTATAAGCCCAGCAGTAAATTGTACGCAGGGCTGGCGTTGGATCACCCAAAGGCCAGACAACTCACTGTGGTTGGCTGTCAATTTATCGAGTTCCTCGTGGAATCAGACGAG GACGGCCAGGGTTACCTGGAGGACCTGGTGAGGGACATGGTGTCATGGCTGTCCTCGTCCTCAGGGCTGAAGCCTGAACGCTCTCTGCAGAGTAACGGTCTGCTCACCACACTCAGCCAACACTACTTCCTCTTCCTGGGGACACTCTCTTCACACCCGCAGGGAGTCAAACTGCTGGAGAAATGTGGCCTGTTTCAGTG CCTGCTGAATCTGTGCTCGGTGAAGAACCAGGATGCTGTGCTGAAGCTCGCTGTATCCACACTGGACTACAGCAGAGACGGTCTGGCTAGAGTGATCCTCTCCAAGATCCTCACTGCTGCTACTGAT GCGTGCAGGTTGTATGCCACCAAACACCTCTGTGTGCTGCTGCGTGCCAGCGTGGAGTTCTTCAGCAGCTGGGGCATGGAGCTGCTGGTCACTCAGCTCCATGACCACAACAAGGCTGTGTCCATGGAGGCCCTGGACATACTGGACGAGGCCTGCGAGGACAAG GCCAACCTCCACGCTCTAATCCAGCTGAAACCAGCTCTGTCCCACCTGGGGGACAagggcctcctgctgctcctcag GTTCCTGTCCATTCCCAAGGGTTTCTCCTACCTCAATGAAAGAGGCTACGTCAGCAAACAGCTGGACAAATGGCAGAAG GAATACAACCTTAAGTACGTGGACCTGATAGAGGAGCAGCTCAACGAAGCACTAACAACCTACCGCAAACCCGTCGATGGAGACAACTACGTTCGACGCAGCAACCAAAG GTTACAAAGACCAAACGTCTATCTCCCTGTGCACTTGTATGGTCAGCTGGTCCACGATAAGACTGGTTGTCATCTTTTGGAGACTCAG AGTGTGGTTCCTGACCTCAGCTATACGGTTCGCTCCCCGATGCTGGACACCTGGGAGGGTATTAAACAGCTGAAGTCTGCTCTTTGGGCCCTG GGCAACATTGGCTCTTCAAACTGGGGACTGAatctcctgcaggaggaaaatgTTGTCCCTGACATCCTTGCATTGGCTCAGCACTGTGACGTACTGTCAGTACGAGG GACATGTGTCTATGTGCTGGGTGTCATCTCCAAGACCAGGCAGGGCTGCGAGGTGCTGAAGCAGTACGGTTGGGATTCAGTCAGGCACAGTCGCCGGACGCTGTGGCCCGTCACTCCTGAAGAGGTCGATGCACAGCTGACCTCTGAACTCTCCTCAGTGCCGAGCACGCTCAGCCTGAACTCTGAATCCACCAGCTCGCGGCACAACAGTGAGAGCGAGTCTCAACCAA ACGTGTACATCCTGGACGATGAAAAGTATGATTTTCCGGACAAGTCAGACGAGCCTTCTTTCTACCTACACTCCAAACCCGTCAAGGACCGCAGCCCCTTCACAATCCTGGCCTCCACGCGCTTCGGTCGCTCTCGCTTCCTAACCTCCTTGTCCCTCCCCAGCAAGAAGCTGCGCTCCACCAATGACCCCAAGACCCCCGCAGGCTCTCGCACACCCACAGAACTCAAGATGGGAAGTATGAGGCGCAACAGGACATTGACGGAGCCCTCTGTCTACAGCCCCAACCAGGGGGACGTCTTCACCCCGATGTTTAATGGCAGAGGGATGCCGAAAAGTCCCACAGTCAGCCTGGAGACCTCCTTTGTTGGGACTAGGGGGGGCTCTGAGGAGCAGCTTGTGGATGGCAGGCTGACCAGGgggggaggctcaggcctcggACTAAGTGGTCTAGCAGGGCACGGGGTCGCGGAGAACCCCAGCGGggagagggagcagagcagCCGAGAGCGCCTGGCGGGAGACGGCGGCTCCTCGTCTAGCGGGGGCaatgtgggaggaggaggaggaggaggtggcggcggaGGTACTCAGTTCAAAAGCCGCAGCCAGAGCTTTAACACGGACACCACAACCAGCGGCATCAGCTCCATGAGCTCCAGCCCCTCCAGAGAGACGGTCGGAAACCCCGAGCACCCCGAACCAGACTCCTCTGACTGCGTGAGCCTCAACACAGTGGTGTCCGCCAAGACTGTCAAAACGCTCTCTTCTCTCACCCCCCAGGCTCAGACCAACCACATGTCCACGTCCAAGTCCTCGACTGTCTCTCTGGTGCCGCCGGGCTCTTCGCACACTCTGCCCCGGCGAGCTCAGTCTCTCAAGTCCCCTTCAGTGACCACCATCAAGAGCCTGGCCGACTGCAGCTTCATGTACACCAGCCCGCGGGACGCACTGGGCTACGCCAcgctgaagaggctgcagcagcagaggatcCACCCGTCTCTGTCCCACAGCGAAGCTTTGGCTTCGCCGGCCAAAGACGTGCTGTTCACCGACACCATCACTATGAAGACGGGCAGCTTGGATTCCAGATTGACGCCCCGCAG GATATCGGACAGGAGGGGCACCTGTCCAGATCCCGCCGTCTTAAGTCCGTACCGCAGGCTGTCCAGAACACTTGCACCGCG GATATCGGACAGGAGGGGCACCTGTCCAGATCCCGCCGTCTTAAGTCCGTACCGCAGGCTGTCCAGAACACTTGCACCGCG GTTCCTGAAGGCTCTTAGCTTTGCCTCTCTGGACAAAGAGGAACTCCTAAGTCCCATCAACCAAAGCACTCTTCACCGCTGCTCCTCAGTGCGCTCCATGGTTTCTAGCGCCACCTACGGGTGTAGCGATGACTACGTTGGCCTGGCGCTGCCCATGGACATCAACGACATGTTCCACATCAGAGAATCGGCTTACTTTCAGCAGAGGATCAGCCCGCCGTCGGAGGAGCGGAAACGCTTCCTCTTTGGTGATGGAGACG GCGATCGCCCTGCTCTACCGTCGCTGAAACAACAGTTCAGTATTTCTGAGCTGATTGTGTGCCGAGGTGACAGCCAGAACCACACGGTGGGTTCAGAAGAGACGGGGCTGCAGGAGCACACCGAAGAGAACTGCCTGTACTGCGTAGGAGCCAGCGTACTAGGATACCCCACACAGCCGCAGATCAACAGCACACACCCtcggacag ACTTTGTCGACTTCCCGTCATGGGGCGGGCAGAGCGGCCATCGCCTGGAGGTGATGCCTCAGTCCAAGTTCTCCGGCGTGTCGGGCTGCAGCGACGCTGCTGTCTCCCAAAGCTCCGTCTGTAGCACGCCCACACCCGCTGATGTTGTCATGG GCAGCAAGGTGATATCCGAAGACGGCCCCGCCTCCCGAGTCTTGTTGAGGAAGGAGGTGCTCCGCCTCATCATCAACCTCAGCTCCTCTGTAGGAACCAAAGGCCACGAAACAGGACTGCTGAC GATAAAGGAGAAGTTTCCCTATGCGTTTGACGACATCTGCTTGTACTCCGAGGTCTCCCACCTCTTAGCTCACTGCATGTTCCGCCTGACGTCGCGGCGTTTCATACAGGAACTCTTCCAGGACGTGCAATTCATGCCT ATGTATGAAGAAGCAGAGGGGATCCTGACGAAGCTACCAAAACCCGTTGAAGAAGCTGGTGTCTCTCCTGAAGAATCCTGA
- the LOC120830330 gene encoding rapamycin-insensitive companion of mTOR-like isoform X2, producing MAASFRGRPIRSLRMRGRNDSGEENVPLDLTREPSENFREILQNVAKPHGVSNMRKLGHLNNFIKLLCSISHREENFGFTYEEIIICLRLALLNEAKEVRAAGLRALRYLIRDTTVLQKVLRLQVDYLIARCIDIQQSNEGERTQALRLVRKIITVNAMLFPSSVANSLIAVGTDGLQERDRMVRAAIAIVCELALKNPEVVAKRGGLSTILKSVIDCQLSRINEALITTILHLLNHPRTRQYVRVDVELEQILAPFTDFHYRHNADTAEGQLKEDREARFLSSRMAIVAAFRSWSGIINLCKVGNSGIQSLIGLLCIPNMEVRKGLLEVLYEIFRLPVPIATQDFTEALLSVDPARFQDTWRLSDGFLAAEAKVILPHRARSRPDLMDNYLAFVLSAFISSGLLKGLVEVVTSSDDQLAVRATILLGELLHMANSILPHSHSHHLHCLPSLINMAASFEIPQQKRLRASAAVNNLKCFHEKKKKGLKPHSLYLDHIIRKSVSSHSRKESHSRVHRDIYAIKDTEEALMMNLRDSHILNHKQNLEWNWLLIATILKWPHVNLRNNKDEQMHKFVRRLLYFYKPSSKLYAGLALDHPKARQLTVVGCQFIEFLVESDEDGQGYLEDLVRDMVSWLSSSSGLKPERSLQSNGLLTTLSQHYFLFLGTLSSHPQGVKLLEKCGLFQCLLNLCSVKNQDAVLKLAVSTLDYSRDGLARVILSKILTAATDACRLYATKHLCVLLRASVEFFSSWGMELLVTQLHDHNKAVSMEALDILDEACEDKANLHALIQLKPALSHLGDKGLLLLLRFLSIPKGFSYLNERGYVSKQLDKWQKEYNLKYVDLIEEQLNEALTTYRKPVDGDNYVRRSNQRLQRPNVYLPVHLYGQLVHDKTGCHLLETQSVVPDLSYTVRSPMLDTWEGIKQLKSALWALGNIGSSNWGLNLLQEENVVPDILALAQHCDVLSVRGTCVYVLGVISKTRQGCEVLKQYGWDSVRHSRRTLWPVTPEEVDAQLTSELSSVPSTLSLNSESTSSRHNSESESQPNVYILDDEKYDFPDKSDEPSFYLHSKPVKDRSPFTILASTRFGRSRFLTSLSLPSKKLRSTNDPKTPAGSRTPTELKMGSMRRNRTLTEPSVYSPNQGDVFTPMFNGRGMPKSPTVSLETSFVGTRGGSEEQLVDGRLTRGGGSGLGLSGLAGHGVAENPSGEREQSSRERLAGDGGSSSSGGNVGGGGGGGGGGGTQFKSRSQSFNTDTTTSGISSMSSSPSRETVGNPEHPEPDSSDCVSLNTVVSAKTVKTLSSLTPQAQTNHMSTSKSSTVSLVPPGSSHTLPRRAQSLKSPSVTTIKSLADCSFMYTSPRDALGYATLKRLQQQRIHPSLSHSEALASPAKDVLFTDTITMKTGSLDSRLTPRRFLKALSFASLDKEELLSPINQSTLHRCSSVRSMVSSATYGCSDDYVGLALPMDINDMFHIRESAYFQQRISPPSEERKRFLFGDGDGDRPALPSLKQQFSISELIVCRGDSQNHTVGSEETGLQEHTEENCLYCVGASVLGYPTQPQINSTHPRTDFVDFPSWGGQSGHRLEVMPQSKFSGVSGCSDAAVSQSSVCSTPTPADVVMGSKVISEDGPASRVLLRKEVLRLIINLSSSVGTKGHETGLLTIKEKFPYAFDDICLYSEVSHLLAHCMFRLTSRRFIQELFQDVQFMPMYEEAEGILTKLPKPVEEAGVSPEES from the exons AGCCATCAGAAAACTTCCGCGAAATCCTTCAAAATGTGGCCAAACCACACGGAGTCAGTAATATGCGAAAACTGGGTCACCTGAACAACTTCATAAAG CTGCTATGCAGCATTAGCCACCGCGAGGAAAACTTTGGGTTTACATATGAAGAAATCATTATTTG TCTGAGACTAGCTCTGCTGAATGAGGCTAAGGAAGTGCGTGCTGCCGGATTGCGGGCACTCCGCTACCTCATTAGAGACACCACGGTGCTGCAGAAGGTCCTCCGACTACAGGTGGACTATTTGATAGCAAG ATGTATTGACATCCAGCAGAGCAATGAGGGAGAAAGGACTCAAGCTCTTAGATTAGTCCGAAAG ATTATCACTGTCAACGCAATGCTGTTCCCCTCCTCTGTTGCAAACTCTCTTATTGCCGTGGGTACCGATGGACTACAGGAGAGAGACCGCATGGTCCGCGCCGCCATCGCCATCGTCTGTGAGCTGG CTCTGAAGAACCCGGAGGTAGTGGCCAAACGTGGAGGCCTCAGCACCATCCTGAAGAGCGTGATTGACTGTCAGCTCAGTCGCATCAACGAAGCTCTGATCACCACCATCCTGCATCTACTCAACCACCCGCGTACCCGTCAGTATGTGCGCGTTGACGTCGAACTGGAG CAAATCCTGGCGCCTTTCACAGATTTTCACTACCGTCACAACGCAGACACGGCTGAAGGGCAGCTCAA GGAGGACCGAGAGGCCCGCTTCTTGTCCAGTAGAATGGCCATAGTGGCAGCCTTTCGCTCCTGGTCTG gGATTATCAACCTATGTAAAGTTGGAAATTCTGGAATCCAATCTTTAATTGGCTTACTTTGCATACCAAATATGGAAGTTAGG AAAGGCTTGTTGGAGGTGTTATATGAGATATTCAGGCTCCCTGTGCCCATTGCAACTCAAGACTTCACGGAAGCTCTTCTAAGTGTTG ACCCGGCCAGGTTCCAGGACACCTGGAGACTCTCTGACGGGTTTCTTGCTGCTGAGGCCAAAGTCATCCTGCCCCATCGAGCCCGCTCTAG GCCTGATCTGATGGACAACTACCTGGCGTTTGTTCTTTCTGCCTTCATCAGCAGTGGGCTGTTAAAG GGTCTTGTTGAGGTTGTGACCAGTAGTGATGATCAACTCGCTGTGAGGGCCACTATCCTCCTGGGAGAACTTCTGCACATG GCAAACAGCATCCTTCCCCATTCTCACAGTCATCACCTGCACTGCCTCCCCAGCCTCATCAACATGGCAGCCTCCTTTGAAATCCCACAGCAAAAACGACT TCGGGCAAGTGCAGCCGTCAACAATCTGAAGTGTTTccatgagaagaaaaagaaaggtttgAAGCCACACAGTCTTTACCTGGACCACATCATCCGCAAGTCTGTGTCTTCACACAGCCGCAAAGAGTCCCATTCGCGTGTCCACAGGGACATCTACGCCATCAAG GACACCGAGGAAGCACTGATGATGAACCTTAGGGACAGTCACATCCTCAACCACAAGCAGAACCTGGAGTGGAACTGGTTGCTTATTGCCACCATCCTTAAG TGGCCACACGTAAACCTCAGGAACAACAAAGATGAACAAATGCACAA GTTTGTGCGAAGGCTGCTGTACTTTTATAAGCCCAGCAGTAAATTGTACGCAGGGCTGGCGTTGGATCACCCAAAGGCCAGACAACTCACTGTGGTTGGCTGTCAATTTATCGAGTTCCTCGTGGAATCAGACGAG GACGGCCAGGGTTACCTGGAGGACCTGGTGAGGGACATGGTGTCATGGCTGTCCTCGTCCTCAGGGCTGAAGCCTGAACGCTCTCTGCAGAGTAACGGTCTGCTCACCACACTCAGCCAACACTACTTCCTCTTCCTGGGGACACTCTCTTCACACCCGCAGGGAGTCAAACTGCTGGAGAAATGTGGCCTGTTTCAGTG CCTGCTGAATCTGTGCTCGGTGAAGAACCAGGATGCTGTGCTGAAGCTCGCTGTATCCACACTGGACTACAGCAGAGACGGTCTGGCTAGAGTGATCCTCTCCAAGATCCTCACTGCTGCTACTGAT GCGTGCAGGTTGTATGCCACCAAACACCTCTGTGTGCTGCTGCGTGCCAGCGTGGAGTTCTTCAGCAGCTGGGGCATGGAGCTGCTGGTCACTCAGCTCCATGACCACAACAAGGCTGTGTCCATGGAGGCCCTGGACATACTGGACGAGGCCTGCGAGGACAAG GCCAACCTCCACGCTCTAATCCAGCTGAAACCAGCTCTGTCCCACCTGGGGGACAagggcctcctgctgctcctcag GTTCCTGTCCATTCCCAAGGGTTTCTCCTACCTCAATGAAAGAGGCTACGTCAGCAAACAGCTGGACAAATGGCAGAAG GAATACAACCTTAAGTACGTGGACCTGATAGAGGAGCAGCTCAACGAAGCACTAACAACCTACCGCAAACCCGTCGATGGAGACAACTACGTTCGACGCAGCAACCAAAG GTTACAAAGACCAAACGTCTATCTCCCTGTGCACTTGTATGGTCAGCTGGTCCACGATAAGACTGGTTGTCATCTTTTGGAGACTCAG AGTGTGGTTCCTGACCTCAGCTATACGGTTCGCTCCCCGATGCTGGACACCTGGGAGGGTATTAAACAGCTGAAGTCTGCTCTTTGGGCCCTG GGCAACATTGGCTCTTCAAACTGGGGACTGAatctcctgcaggaggaaaatgTTGTCCCTGACATCCTTGCATTGGCTCAGCACTGTGACGTACTGTCAGTACGAGG GACATGTGTCTATGTGCTGGGTGTCATCTCCAAGACCAGGCAGGGCTGCGAGGTGCTGAAGCAGTACGGTTGGGATTCAGTCAGGCACAGTCGCCGGACGCTGTGGCCCGTCACTCCTGAAGAGGTCGATGCACAGCTGACCTCTGAACTCTCCTCAGTGCCGAGCACGCTCAGCCTGAACTCTGAATCCACCAGCTCGCGGCACAACAGTGAGAGCGAGTCTCAACCAA ACGTGTACATCCTGGACGATGAAAAGTATGATTTTCCGGACAAGTCAGACGAGCCTTCTTTCTACCTACACTCCAAACCCGTCAAGGACCGCAGCCCCTTCACAATCCTGGCCTCCACGCGCTTCGGTCGCTCTCGCTTCCTAACCTCCTTGTCCCTCCCCAGCAAGAAGCTGCGCTCCACCAATGACCCCAAGACCCCCGCAGGCTCTCGCACACCCACAGAACTCAAGATGGGAAGTATGAGGCGCAACAGGACATTGACGGAGCCCTCTGTCTACAGCCCCAACCAGGGGGACGTCTTCACCCCGATGTTTAATGGCAGAGGGATGCCGAAAAGTCCCACAGTCAGCCTGGAGACCTCCTTTGTTGGGACTAGGGGGGGCTCTGAGGAGCAGCTTGTGGATGGCAGGCTGACCAGGgggggaggctcaggcctcggACTAAGTGGTCTAGCAGGGCACGGGGTCGCGGAGAACCCCAGCGGggagagggagcagagcagCCGAGAGCGCCTGGCGGGAGACGGCGGCTCCTCGTCTAGCGGGGGCaatgtgggaggaggaggaggaggaggtggcggcggaGGTACTCAGTTCAAAAGCCGCAGCCAGAGCTTTAACACGGACACCACAACCAGCGGCATCAGCTCCATGAGCTCCAGCCCCTCCAGAGAGACGGTCGGAAACCCCGAGCACCCCGAACCAGACTCCTCTGACTGCGTGAGCCTCAACACAGTGGTGTCCGCCAAGACTGTCAAAACGCTCTCTTCTCTCACCCCCCAGGCTCAGACCAACCACATGTCCACGTCCAAGTCCTCGACTGTCTCTCTGGTGCCGCCGGGCTCTTCGCACACTCTGCCCCGGCGAGCTCAGTCTCTCAAGTCCCCTTCAGTGACCACCATCAAGAGCCTGGCCGACTGCAGCTTCATGTACACCAGCCCGCGGGACGCACTGGGCTACGCCAcgctgaagaggctgcagcagcagaggatcCACCCGTCTCTGTCCCACAGCGAAGCTTTGGCTTCGCCGGCCAAAGACGTGCTGTTCACCGACACCATCACTATGAAGACGGGCAGCTTGGATTCCAGATTGACGCCCCGCAG GTTCCTGAAGGCTCTTAGCTTTGCCTCTCTGGACAAAGAGGAACTCCTAAGTCCCATCAACCAAAGCACTCTTCACCGCTGCTCCTCAGTGCGCTCCATGGTTTCTAGCGCCACCTACGGGTGTAGCGATGACTACGTTGGCCTGGCGCTGCCCATGGACATCAACGACATGTTCCACATCAGAGAATCGGCTTACTTTCAGCAGAGGATCAGCCCGCCGTCGGAGGAGCGGAAACGCTTCCTCTTTGGTGATGGAGACG GCGATCGCCCTGCTCTACCGTCGCTGAAACAACAGTTCAGTATTTCTGAGCTGATTGTGTGCCGAGGTGACAGCCAGAACCACACGGTGGGTTCAGAAGAGACGGGGCTGCAGGAGCACACCGAAGAGAACTGCCTGTACTGCGTAGGAGCCAGCGTACTAGGATACCCCACACAGCCGCAGATCAACAGCACACACCCtcggacag ACTTTGTCGACTTCCCGTCATGGGGCGGGCAGAGCGGCCATCGCCTGGAGGTGATGCCTCAGTCCAAGTTCTCCGGCGTGTCGGGCTGCAGCGACGCTGCTGTCTCCCAAAGCTCCGTCTGTAGCACGCCCACACCCGCTGATGTTGTCATGG GCAGCAAGGTGATATCCGAAGACGGCCCCGCCTCCCGAGTCTTGTTGAGGAAGGAGGTGCTCCGCCTCATCATCAACCTCAGCTCCTCTGTAGGAACCAAAGGCCACGAAACAGGACTGCTGAC GATAAAGGAGAAGTTTCCCTATGCGTTTGACGACATCTGCTTGTACTCCGAGGTCTCCCACCTCTTAGCTCACTGCATGTTCCGCCTGACGTCGCGGCGTTTCATACAGGAACTCTTCCAGGACGTGCAATTCATGCCT ATGTATGAAGAAGCAGAGGGGATCCTGACGAAGCTACCAAAACCCGTTGAAGAAGCTGGTGTCTCTCCTGAAGAATCCTGA